GGGCACTTCCTGGTTTTCGCGCTGCAGCGCCTGCGTCACCTGCGGGGGCGAGATGGCGTACGCCCGCATGGCGTCGGGGTTCAGCTGCACCTGGATCTGCCGGTTCGTGCCGCCGATCAGGTTCACGCCGCCCACCCCGGGAATGGCCTCCAGCCGGGTGCTGATCACCTCGTCGGCCAGCTCGGTCAGCTCGCGCAGGGGGCGGTCGCCGCTCTGCACGGCGATGGACATGATGGCGCGCTCGTTGGGGTCGAACCGGATGATCACCGGGTCGTCGATGTCCGGGGGCAGCTGGCGGCGCATGCGGGCGATCTTGGACTGCACCTCCTGCTGGGCCGCCATCACGTTCACGCCCAGCTGCAGCTGCACGCGCACCAGGGAGCTTCCCTCCAGCGAGGTGCTGGTGATCTCCTGGATCCCCTGCACGGTGTTCAGCGCCTCTTCGATGGGCTTGCTGACCTCGCGCTCCATCACCTCGGGGCTGGCGCCCGGATAGGATGTCTGCGCCACCACGATGGGGTAGCTGACGTCCGGGTATTCGTCGATGGCCAGCCGCTGGTAGCCGATGACGCCCAGCACCACCAGCGTCACCATCATCATGGTGGCGAACACCGGCCGCTTGATGGATACGTCCGAAAGGAACATCCCCGCCTTCTCTTCGTCTCTTGGTTTTCGGATGTCATCCCGACGGAGCGGCCACGATCAAGCTGCCGTCTGAACGACAGACCGTAGCGACCGAGGGATCCGCCACACACTCCGCACTGGTGCACCACGCCTGCATCGTGGCGGATTCCTCAGTCGGCCCGCCGGGCGTGGGGGCACTCCGCTGCGATCCGCCCGGGGCCTCCTTCGGAATGACACTCGCGCGGGGGCCCAGTCAGCGTCGGGTTCGTCAGCCGCCGCGGGCGCCGCCCTTGCCCTTGCCCTTTTCCGGCCCGCCCTCGCCCGCCATGCGCACGGCCATCCCCTCGCCCAGCACGCCCACGTTGCCGGCGATCACGCGGTCGCCCTCCGACAGGCCGGTGAGCACCTGCACCAGCCCCTGCGCCTCGTCCTTGAGGCCCACGGTCACCGGGGCCACGTCGACCTTGCCGTCCACCACGCGGTAGACCACCTGCCCACCGCCCTCGCCCCCCTCGCGGATGGCGGAGGCGGGCACCACCATCGCCCCCTCGACCACGCGCGAAACGATGCGCCCGCTGGCGAAGGTGCCGGCGCGCAGCCGGCCCTCGGCGTTGGGCACCTGCACGTACACCGTGACCGAGCGGCTGCCGGGGTCCACCGACGGGCTGATGCGCGCCACGCGGCCGGTGAACTGCGAACCATCCGCCGTAAACCGCACGCTCTGCCCCGCGGCCACCCCGGCGGCGGCGCGCTCGGGAACGGCGGCGGCCAGCTCCAGCACGTCGCCGCGGACGAGGGTGAACAGACTGGCGTTCCGCGTGACGTGCTCGCCCGGGTTCACCGTCCGGCGCTCGATCACCCCGCTGACGGGTGCCACCACGCGGGTGTCGCCCACCTCGCGGCGGGTGCTGCCCCGGCGCGCCTGGGCGCTGGCCAGGCGGGCGCGGGCCGCGGCCACGGCGCCCTCGGCCACGCGCACGTCGCGCTCGGGGATGGCGCCCTCGCGGTGAAGCTCGCGGTTCTGGTCCAGCGTCCACTGCGCGGTGCCCAGCTCGCTGCGCGCGGCGGCCACGTCGGCGTCGGCGCTGCGGGCGTTGCCGGCCTGGTCGCCCGCCTCGAACACGGCCAGCAGCTGGCCGGCGCGCACGGGCTGCCCCTCGCGCACGTACACCTGCACCACGTCGCCCTCCAGCCGGGCGCGCACCTCGGCGCGCTCCAGCGGCTCCAGGTTGCCGGTGACGGGAATGGCGTCTTCCAGCGGCATCAGCTGGGGCGTGGTCACGTCCGTAGCCGCCAGGGTGACGGAGGGGCCGCGCCCCCCGCCGGGGCCGCCCGGACCGCCCTTGGGGGTCTCGGCGCCCGCATCCTTGGAGCAGGCGGCCGCCGTGGCCAGCAGGGTGCCGCAGGCGACGGCGCGAAGCGATGAATGCAGGAAGTGCATCGACGGGATCACGGTGCGGTCGCCGAGGGCGACGGAATGGGCCGGCCCAGCGCGCGCGCCTGCTCGGCCGCCGCCAGGTACAGATCGAAGGTGGCGCGCGCCTCGTTGGTGCGCGCGGTCAGCAGGGCCAGCTGCGCGTCGGACACGTCGAGCTGCGTTCCCAGCCCGCGGGCGTAGCGCAGCGAGGCCAGGCGAAAGGCCTCCTCTGCCTCGGCCACGGTCTGGCGCACGGCCTCGAAGATGGCGCGCGCGCGGGCCATCTCGGCGCGCGCGGCGGCGGCCTGGGCGTTCGCCGTCTCCCGCGCCTGCTGCGCCTGCAGGTCGGCCACGGACGCCAGGGCGCGCGCCTGGCGCAGGTCGTTGCGGCCGCGCATGCCGTCGAACAGGGGAAAGCTGACGGCCAGCTGCAGCGAGCGGTCCGTGAACCATCCGCCGTTCTGCTGCGTGCACACGCGGTCGTCGGCGCTGCCCGCGGGACAGTCCACCGTCTCCAGCGCGCCCACCCGCAGCGGCAGCGTCCAGTCCTGCGGGTACGCGGCCCAGCCGTTCACCAGGTTCACCGACACGGTGGGGAGCATGGCCGAGCGCGCGATGCGCGCCTGGGCATCCGACGCCTGGGCCCGCAGCCGCGCGGCGCGCACGCCGGGAAGCGCGTCCAGCGCCGCCGAGTCTACCAGCGCCGCGCCCGCGGATCGATCCGCGATGGCGGCCACCGTCTCCGGCTGCAGGGTGGTGGTCAGGCGGATGGGCCGATTCTCGGGAATGTTGGTGATCCGCCGCAGCTCCAGCAGCGCCAGCTCGCGCTCGCCGCGCGCCTGGATGGCCAGCGGCTCCAGGTTGCTGCGCTCCACCCGTGCGCGAAGCACGTCGTAGCGCGAGCCGCGGCCCGCCGCCTCGAACTGCTCGGCCTGGCGGACGCGCGCGGCGGCCAGCGCCACGTTGGTGTCCTGGATGGCCACCAGCCGCTCGGCGAGCTGCGCGCGCAGGTACGCCTGCAGCGTCAGCAGCTGCACGTCCGTCTGCGTGGCCTCCAGGTCCGCCGCGGCCGCCTCGCGCTGGCGGCTGGCCGCGCGGATGCCCTGCACCCCCCGGCCGCCCTGGTACAGGGGGACGGACAGGTTCAGGTTGGCGCCGTAGGTGTTGGGCTGGTTGAAGATCTGCCCCACGGCCTGCGCGCGCGCGTTCTCGAAGACGTGGCTGAAGTTGCTGTTGAGGCGCAGCGCGGGAAGCTGCGCCGCGCGGGCGCTGCCCACGGCGGCGGAGGCCACGTCCAGCCGGCCCGCGGCGAGCCCGACCTCTTCGCCCTGCCCGGCCAGGCGCAGTGCCTGCTCCAGCGGCAGGTCCAGCGTGTCGCCGGCCTGTGCGGAAAGCGGCGCGGCGGCGGCCAGCGCCAGCAATAGAAACGCGGCCCCGTGCATCCGGGGGGCGCGTGCAAGGAACTTCGTCATCACGGAGGTACACCCGGGCCGGCGCGTGCGCCGGCCGTCTGCGAGGGAAACGGCCCGGAAGAACCGGGACGGTGCTAATTTAGCCGCAGAGGACGGGCGATTGAACCCCCGGCGAACGCGGCCCTCGTCAACAGGACACGCGTTCCGGCGGATTCGTTGGATGCGCTACAGGGCGGAGAGCGCGGCGTGGACGGCGAGGGGATCGAAGCGGGTGCCGGCGCCCGACTGCAGCAGGTGCGAGCGGGTCGGCGCGCTCATGGCCGCCTGGTACGGGCGCGGCCAGGTGACGGTGGCGAACACGTCGGCGACGCGAAAGATGCCGGCCAGCACCAGGTCGCGCTCGGAAAGCCCGTCGCGGCGCAGCTCGGTGTGGTCGCGGTACTGGTTCTCGATCAGCAGGGCGATGCGGGGATGGTACGCCGCCCGGGCGATGTCGGCGCTCACCCGCGCCTGGCCGCGCACCCACTGCAGCTCCTGCGGAGACAGCGTGCCCCGGCGCTCGATCAGGTCCGCCGGCAGCGAGAGCATCCCCATCTCGTGAAGCTGCGCGGCCGTGTTCAGGATGTAGCGGTCGCCATCGCCAATGCCCATCGACGCGGCGATGCGCCCGGCCACCATCGCCACCCGCGCGGCGTGGTCCATCAGCCCCAGCTGCGGCTCCCGCGCCTGCAGCGCCAGTTCGAAGGCGTCGAGGATCCGGGACCGGGCGCCGTGAAGGTGGCCCTCCAGCTCCGCGGGGTCCACGCCGTCACCTACGCCGTGGGGTGGCGGCCCGTGCAGCTGCCGATGACGCATCCAGTCCAGCACGTGTCACTCTCCTGCGGGGGAAAACGCGGCGCGGTCCGGAGAGGGGACCCGCGTCCATGGGGATGACGAGGGATCGTGCGGGCCGTCACCTCAGCGCGGCGCCGCCAGCCACCCCTCCAGCGCATCGACGGGCATGGGACGGGCGAAGAGGAAGCCCTGCGCGTGGCGGCATCCCAGCCGGTGCACGGCTTCCTGCTGCGCGG
This genomic stretch from Longimicrobium sp. harbors:
- a CDS encoding efflux RND transporter periplasmic adaptor subunit, which gives rise to MHFLHSSLRAVACGTLLATAAACSKDAGAETPKGGPGGPGGGRGPSVTLAATDVTTPQLMPLEDAIPVTGNLEPLERAEVRARLEGDVVQVYVREGQPVRAGQLLAVFEAGDQAGNARSADADVAAARSELGTAQWTLDQNRELHREGAIPERDVRVAEGAVAAARARLASAQARRGSTRREVGDTRVVAPVSGVIERRTVNPGEHVTRNASLFTLVRGDVLELAAAVPERAAAGVAAGQSVRFTADGSQFTGRVARISPSVDPGSRSVTVYVQVPNAEGRLRAGTFASGRIVSRVVEGAMVVPASAIREGGEGGGQVVYRVVDGKVDVAPVTVGLKDEAQGLVQVLTGLSEGDRVIAGNVGVLGEGMAVRMAGEGGPEKGKGKGGARGG
- a CDS encoding TolC family protein, with translation MTKFLARAPRMHGAAFLLLALAAAAPLSAQAGDTLDLPLEQALRLAGQGEEVGLAAGRLDVASAAVGSARAAQLPALRLNSNFSHVFENARAQAVGQIFNQPNTYGANLNLSVPLYQGGRGVQGIRAASRQREAAAADLEATQTDVQLLTLQAYLRAQLAERLVAIQDTNVALAAARVRQAEQFEAAGRGSRYDVLRARVERSNLEPLAIQARGERELALLELRRITNIPENRPIRLTTTLQPETVAAIADRSAGAALVDSAALDALPGVRAARLRAQASDAQARIARSAMLPTVSVNLVNGWAAYPQDWTLPLRVGALETVDCPAGSADDRVCTQQNGGWFTDRSLQLAVSFPLFDGMRGRNDLRQARALASVADLQAQQARETANAQAAAARAEMARARAIFEAVRQTVAEAEEAFRLASLRYARGLGTQLDVSDAQLALLTARTNEARATFDLYLAAAEQARALGRPIPSPSATAP
- a CDS encoding HD-GYP domain-containing protein, with translation MLDWMRHRQLHGPPPHGVGDGVDPAELEGHLHGARSRILDAFELALQAREPQLGLMDHAARVAMVAGRIAASMGIGDGDRYILNTAAQLHEMGMLSLPADLIERRGTLSPQELQWVRGQARVSADIARAAYHPRIALLIENQYRDHTELRRDGLSERDLVLAGIFRVADVFATVTWPRPYQAAMSAPTRSHLLQSGAGTRFDPLAVHAALSAL